In one window of Aphidius gifuensis isolate YNYX2018 linkage group LG4, ASM1490517v1, whole genome shotgun sequence DNA:
- the LOC122854506 gene encoding synaptotagmin-14 isoform X5 — protein MILTGSDHFLVGPVWLTALLGAVAGFVTLLLVLLIYLSKKWSLTPVKQTTRFGGICVPVNEPCNNTEKNLEAETSSDSEEDALRRLQLNSRSHHLDTLTIQTEDDSTINDAVNSSSICCNGDHSSDQQEWMVDVGSPSILMETRENEEMIEELCTPSSNENVTNINGTIDDIGYLEVAFLYDAPMREMTIQVLQGKNYPAGIGGSQVRLVLLPSKKQRRKTRLRQGCSPQYMESFLLPRVNPEDVNTMGVRLRVYLWSGRMRRERLLGEARVCFDQINLQLETILCLPLQVPPTSSSQDWGTTTSLTRSDSTGSQQSVQSYASPTTPPYGSSMKGGSIAEILIGLAYNGTTGRITVEIIKGSHFRGDGGNDTKPPDTYVKLTLVDSNGLEMGRSKTGLRRAQPNPLYKETFIFQVALFQLGDVTLFISVYNRRRSAMGKKGREMIGWLCLGLNSSGPEELQHWNEMRGARTTSQVQRWHSLLRP, from the exons ATGATTCTAACTGGATCCGACCATTTTCTTGTGG GACCTGTTTGGCTAACTGCGTTGTTGGGAGCAGTCGCTGGTTTTGTCACACTTTTATTAGTATtactaatatatttatcaaaaaaatggtCATTAACACCAGTAAAACAAACAACTAGATTTGGAGGTATTTGTGTACCAGTTAATGAGCCTTGTaataatacagaaaaaaatttag AAGCTGAAACAAGTTCTGATTCTGAAGAAGACGCACTTCGTAGACTTCAACTAAATTCAAGATCTCATCATTTAGATACACTCACAATCCAAACTGAGGATGATTCAACAATTaatg aTGCagttaattcatcatcaatttgttGCAATGGAGATCACTCATCAGATCAACAAGAG tggATGGTCGATGTGGGATCACCGAGTATCTTGATGGAAACACgtgaaaatgaagaaatgaTTGAAGAATTATGTACTCCatcatcaaatgaaaatgtaacaaatattaatggaacaattgatgatattgGTTATTTAGAAGTTGCATTTCTTTATGATGCACCAATGCGTGAAATGACAATTCAAGTACTTCAAGGAAAAAATTATCCAGCTGGAATTGGTGGTAGTCAAGTTAGATTAGTATTATTACCATCTAAAAAACAAAGACGTAAAACAAGATTACGACAAGGTTGTTCACCACAATATAtggaaagttttttattaccaCGAGTTAATCCAGAGGATGTTAATACAATGGGTGTTAGATTAAGAGTTTATCTATGGAGTGGAAGAATGAGACGTGAACGTTTACTTGGTGAAGCTAGAGTTTGTTTTGATCAAATTAATCTTCAATTAGAAACAATATTATGTTTACCACTTCAAGTACCACCAACATCATCA agTCAAGATTGGGGTACAACAACAAGTTTAACTAGAAGTGATTCAACTGGATCTCAACAATCAGTACAATCATATGCAAGTCCAACAACACCACCTTATGGTAGTAGTATGAAAGGTGGTAGTATTGCTGAAATATTAATTGGTCTTGCATATAATGGAACAACTGGACGTATtactgttgaaataataaaaggtTCACATTTTCGTGGTGATGGTGGTAATGATACAAAACCACCTGATACATATGTCAAGCTTACATTGGTTGATAGTAATGGTCTTGAAATGGGTCGTTCAAAAACTGGTTTAAGAAGAGCACAACCAAATCCACTTTACAAAGaaacttttatatttcag GTTGCTCTTTTTCAGCTTGGTGAtgttacattatttatatcagtATACAATCGACGACGTTCAGCAATGGGTAAAAAAGGACGTGAAATGATTGGATGGCTATGTCTTGGTTTAAATAGTTCTGGACCAGAAGAATTACAACATTGGAATGAAATGAGAGGAGCAAGAACAACAAGTCAAGTACAACGTTGGCATTCATTGCTACGTCCGTAA
- the LOC122854506 gene encoding synaptotagmin-14 isoform X1, whose amino-acid sequence MILTGSDHFLVENGNFHVFIVGPVWLTALLGAVAGFVTLLLVLLIYLSKKWSLTPVKQTTRFGGICVPVNEPCNNTEKNLVLSYPEAETSSDSEEDALRRLQLNSRSHHLDTLTIQTEDDSTINDAVNSSSICCNGDHSSDQQEWMVDVGSPSILMETRENEEMIEELCTPSSNENVTNINGTIDDIGYLEVAFLYDAPMREMTIQVLQGKNYPAGIGGSQVRLVLLPSKKQRRKTRLRQGCSPQYMESFLLPRVNPEDVNTMGVRLRVYLWSGRMRRERLLGEARVCFDQINLQLETILCLPLQVPPTSSSQDWGTTTSLTRSDSTGSQQSVQSYASPTTPPYGSSMKGGSIAEILIGLAYNGTTGRITVEIIKGSHFRGDGGNDTKPPDTYVKLTLVDSNGLEMGRSKTGLRRAQPNPLYKETFIFQVALFQLGDVTLFISVYNRRRSAMGKKGREMIGWLCLGLNSSGPEELQHWNEMRGARTTSQVQRWHSLLRP is encoded by the exons ATGATTCTAACTGGATCCGACCATTTTCTTGTGG agaATGGAAACTTTCATGTTTTCATCGTAGGACCTGTTTGGCTAACTGCGTTGTTGGGAGCAGTCGCTGGTTTTGTCACACTTTTATTAGTATtactaatatatttatcaaaaaaatggtCATTAACACCAGTAAAACAAACAACTAGATTTGGAGGTATTTGTGTACCAGTTAATGAGCCTTGTaataatacagaaaaaaatttag tATTATCTTATCCAGAAGCTGAAACAAGTTCTGATTCTGAAGAAGACGCACTTCGTAGACTTCAACTAAATTCAAGATCTCATCATTTAGATACACTCACAATCCAAACTGAGGATGATTCAACAATTaatg aTGCagttaattcatcatcaatttgttGCAATGGAGATCACTCATCAGATCAACAAGAG tggATGGTCGATGTGGGATCACCGAGTATCTTGATGGAAACACgtgaaaatgaagaaatgaTTGAAGAATTATGTACTCCatcatcaaatgaaaatgtaacaaatattaatggaacaattgatgatattgGTTATTTAGAAGTTGCATTTCTTTATGATGCACCAATGCGTGAAATGACAATTCAAGTACTTCAAGGAAAAAATTATCCAGCTGGAATTGGTGGTAGTCAAGTTAGATTAGTATTATTACCATCTAAAAAACAAAGACGTAAAACAAGATTACGACAAGGTTGTTCACCACAATATAtggaaagttttttattaccaCGAGTTAATCCAGAGGATGTTAATACAATGGGTGTTAGATTAAGAGTTTATCTATGGAGTGGAAGAATGAGACGTGAACGTTTACTTGGTGAAGCTAGAGTTTGTTTTGATCAAATTAATCTTCAATTAGAAACAATATTATGTTTACCACTTCAAGTACCACCAACATCATCA agTCAAGATTGGGGTACAACAACAAGTTTAACTAGAAGTGATTCAACTGGATCTCAACAATCAGTACAATCATATGCAAGTCCAACAACACCACCTTATGGTAGTAGTATGAAAGGTGGTAGTATTGCTGAAATATTAATTGGTCTTGCATATAATGGAACAACTGGACGTATtactgttgaaataataaaaggtTCACATTTTCGTGGTGATGGTGGTAATGATACAAAACCACCTGATACATATGTCAAGCTTACATTGGTTGATAGTAATGGTCTTGAAATGGGTCGTTCAAAAACTGGTTTAAGAAGAGCACAACCAAATCCACTTTACAAAGaaacttttatatttcag GTTGCTCTTTTTCAGCTTGGTGAtgttacattatttatatcagtATACAATCGACGACGTTCAGCAATGGGTAAAAAAGGACGTGAAATGATTGGATGGCTATGTCTTGGTTTAAATAGTTCTGGACCAGAAGAATTACAACATTGGAATGAAATGAGAGGAGCAAGAACAACAAGTCAAGTACAACGTTGGCATTCATTGCTACGTCCGTAA
- the LOC122854506 gene encoding synaptotagmin-14 isoform X2, whose translation MILTGSDHFLVENGNFHVFIVGPVWLTALLGAVAGFVTLLLVLLIYLSKKWSLTPVKQTTRFGGICVPVNEPCNNTEKNLEAETSSDSEEDALRRLQLNSRSHHLDTLTIQTEDDSTINDAVNSSSICCNGDHSSDQQEWMVDVGSPSILMETRENEEMIEELCTPSSNENVTNINGTIDDIGYLEVAFLYDAPMREMTIQVLQGKNYPAGIGGSQVRLVLLPSKKQRRKTRLRQGCSPQYMESFLLPRVNPEDVNTMGVRLRVYLWSGRMRRERLLGEARVCFDQINLQLETILCLPLQVPPTSSSQDWGTTTSLTRSDSTGSQQSVQSYASPTTPPYGSSMKGGSIAEILIGLAYNGTTGRITVEIIKGSHFRGDGGNDTKPPDTYVKLTLVDSNGLEMGRSKTGLRRAQPNPLYKETFIFQVALFQLGDVTLFISVYNRRRSAMGKKGREMIGWLCLGLNSSGPEELQHWNEMRGARTTSQVQRWHSLLRP comes from the exons ATGATTCTAACTGGATCCGACCATTTTCTTGTGG agaATGGAAACTTTCATGTTTTCATCGTAGGACCTGTTTGGCTAACTGCGTTGTTGGGAGCAGTCGCTGGTTTTGTCACACTTTTATTAGTATtactaatatatttatcaaaaaaatggtCATTAACACCAGTAAAACAAACAACTAGATTTGGAGGTATTTGTGTACCAGTTAATGAGCCTTGTaataatacagaaaaaaatttag AAGCTGAAACAAGTTCTGATTCTGAAGAAGACGCACTTCGTAGACTTCAACTAAATTCAAGATCTCATCATTTAGATACACTCACAATCCAAACTGAGGATGATTCAACAATTaatg aTGCagttaattcatcatcaatttgttGCAATGGAGATCACTCATCAGATCAACAAGAG tggATGGTCGATGTGGGATCACCGAGTATCTTGATGGAAACACgtgaaaatgaagaaatgaTTGAAGAATTATGTACTCCatcatcaaatgaaaatgtaacaaatattaatggaacaattgatgatattgGTTATTTAGAAGTTGCATTTCTTTATGATGCACCAATGCGTGAAATGACAATTCAAGTACTTCAAGGAAAAAATTATCCAGCTGGAATTGGTGGTAGTCAAGTTAGATTAGTATTATTACCATCTAAAAAACAAAGACGTAAAACAAGATTACGACAAGGTTGTTCACCACAATATAtggaaagttttttattaccaCGAGTTAATCCAGAGGATGTTAATACAATGGGTGTTAGATTAAGAGTTTATCTATGGAGTGGAAGAATGAGACGTGAACGTTTACTTGGTGAAGCTAGAGTTTGTTTTGATCAAATTAATCTTCAATTAGAAACAATATTATGTTTACCACTTCAAGTACCACCAACATCATCA agTCAAGATTGGGGTACAACAACAAGTTTAACTAGAAGTGATTCAACTGGATCTCAACAATCAGTACAATCATATGCAAGTCCAACAACACCACCTTATGGTAGTAGTATGAAAGGTGGTAGTATTGCTGAAATATTAATTGGTCTTGCATATAATGGAACAACTGGACGTATtactgttgaaataataaaaggtTCACATTTTCGTGGTGATGGTGGTAATGATACAAAACCACCTGATACATATGTCAAGCTTACATTGGTTGATAGTAATGGTCTTGAAATGGGTCGTTCAAAAACTGGTTTAAGAAGAGCACAACCAAATCCACTTTACAAAGaaacttttatatttcag GTTGCTCTTTTTCAGCTTGGTGAtgttacattatttatatcagtATACAATCGACGACGTTCAGCAATGGGTAAAAAAGGACGTGAAATGATTGGATGGCTATGTCTTGGTTTAAATAGTTCTGGACCAGAAGAATTACAACATTGGAATGAAATGAGAGGAGCAAGAACAACAAGTCAAGTACAACGTTGGCATTCATTGCTACGTCCGTAA
- the LOC122854506 gene encoding synaptotagmin-14 isoform X4 has protein sequence MILTGSDHFLVENGNFHVFIVGPVWLTALLGAVAGFVTLLLVLLIYLSKKWSLTPVKQTTRFGGICVPVNEPCNNTEKNLVLSYPEAETSSDSEEDALRRLQLNSRSHHLDTLTIQTEDDSTINDHSSDQQEWMVDVGSPSILMETRENEEMIEELCTPSSNENVTNINGTIDDIGYLEVAFLYDAPMREMTIQVLQGKNYPAGIGGSQVRLVLLPSKKQRRKTRLRQGCSPQYMESFLLPRVNPEDVNTMGVRLRVYLWSGRMRRERLLGEARVCFDQINLQLETILCLPLQVPPTSSSQDWGTTTSLTRSDSTGSQQSVQSYASPTTPPYGSSMKGGSIAEILIGLAYNGTTGRITVEIIKGSHFRGDGGNDTKPPDTYVKLTLVDSNGLEMGRSKTGLRRAQPNPLYKETFIFQVALFQLGDVTLFISVYNRRRSAMGKKGREMIGWLCLGLNSSGPEELQHWNEMRGARTTSQVQRWHSLLRP, from the exons ATGATTCTAACTGGATCCGACCATTTTCTTGTGG agaATGGAAACTTTCATGTTTTCATCGTAGGACCTGTTTGGCTAACTGCGTTGTTGGGAGCAGTCGCTGGTTTTGTCACACTTTTATTAGTATtactaatatatttatcaaaaaaatggtCATTAACACCAGTAAAACAAACAACTAGATTTGGAGGTATTTGTGTACCAGTTAATGAGCCTTGTaataatacagaaaaaaatttag tATTATCTTATCCAGAAGCTGAAACAAGTTCTGATTCTGAAGAAGACGCACTTCGTAGACTTCAACTAAATTCAAGATCTCATCATTTAGATACACTCACAATCCAAACTGAGGATGATTCAACAATTaatg ATCACTCATCAGATCAACAAGAG tggATGGTCGATGTGGGATCACCGAGTATCTTGATGGAAACACgtgaaaatgaagaaatgaTTGAAGAATTATGTACTCCatcatcaaatgaaaatgtaacaaatattaatggaacaattgatgatattgGTTATTTAGAAGTTGCATTTCTTTATGATGCACCAATGCGTGAAATGACAATTCAAGTACTTCAAGGAAAAAATTATCCAGCTGGAATTGGTGGTAGTCAAGTTAGATTAGTATTATTACCATCTAAAAAACAAAGACGTAAAACAAGATTACGACAAGGTTGTTCACCACAATATAtggaaagttttttattaccaCGAGTTAATCCAGAGGATGTTAATACAATGGGTGTTAGATTAAGAGTTTATCTATGGAGTGGAAGAATGAGACGTGAACGTTTACTTGGTGAAGCTAGAGTTTGTTTTGATCAAATTAATCTTCAATTAGAAACAATATTATGTTTACCACTTCAAGTACCACCAACATCATCA agTCAAGATTGGGGTACAACAACAAGTTTAACTAGAAGTGATTCAACTGGATCTCAACAATCAGTACAATCATATGCAAGTCCAACAACACCACCTTATGGTAGTAGTATGAAAGGTGGTAGTATTGCTGAAATATTAATTGGTCTTGCATATAATGGAACAACTGGACGTATtactgttgaaataataaaaggtTCACATTTTCGTGGTGATGGTGGTAATGATACAAAACCACCTGATACATATGTCAAGCTTACATTGGTTGATAGTAATGGTCTTGAAATGGGTCGTTCAAAAACTGGTTTAAGAAGAGCACAACCAAATCCACTTTACAAAGaaacttttatatttcag GTTGCTCTTTTTCAGCTTGGTGAtgttacattatttatatcagtATACAATCGACGACGTTCAGCAATGGGTAAAAAAGGACGTGAAATGATTGGATGGCTATGTCTTGGTTTAAATAGTTCTGGACCAGAAGAATTACAACATTGGAATGAAATGAGAGGAGCAAGAACAACAAGTCAAGTACAACGTTGGCATTCATTGCTACGTCCGTAA
- the LOC122854506 gene encoding synaptotagmin-14 isoform X3, translated as MILTGSDHFLVGPVWLTALLGAVAGFVTLLLVLLIYLSKKWSLTPVKQTTRFGGICVPVNEPCNNTEKNLVLSYPEAETSSDSEEDALRRLQLNSRSHHLDTLTIQTEDDSTINDAVNSSSICCNGDHSSDQQEWMVDVGSPSILMETRENEEMIEELCTPSSNENVTNINGTIDDIGYLEVAFLYDAPMREMTIQVLQGKNYPAGIGGSQVRLVLLPSKKQRRKTRLRQGCSPQYMESFLLPRVNPEDVNTMGVRLRVYLWSGRMRRERLLGEARVCFDQINLQLETILCLPLQVPPTSSSQDWGTTTSLTRSDSTGSQQSVQSYASPTTPPYGSSMKGGSIAEILIGLAYNGTTGRITVEIIKGSHFRGDGGNDTKPPDTYVKLTLVDSNGLEMGRSKTGLRRAQPNPLYKETFIFQVALFQLGDVTLFISVYNRRRSAMGKKGREMIGWLCLGLNSSGPEELQHWNEMRGARTTSQVQRWHSLLRP; from the exons ATGATTCTAACTGGATCCGACCATTTTCTTGTGG GACCTGTTTGGCTAACTGCGTTGTTGGGAGCAGTCGCTGGTTTTGTCACACTTTTATTAGTATtactaatatatttatcaaaaaaatggtCATTAACACCAGTAAAACAAACAACTAGATTTGGAGGTATTTGTGTACCAGTTAATGAGCCTTGTaataatacagaaaaaaatttag tATTATCTTATCCAGAAGCTGAAACAAGTTCTGATTCTGAAGAAGACGCACTTCGTAGACTTCAACTAAATTCAAGATCTCATCATTTAGATACACTCACAATCCAAACTGAGGATGATTCAACAATTaatg aTGCagttaattcatcatcaatttgttGCAATGGAGATCACTCATCAGATCAACAAGAG tggATGGTCGATGTGGGATCACCGAGTATCTTGATGGAAACACgtgaaaatgaagaaatgaTTGAAGAATTATGTACTCCatcatcaaatgaaaatgtaacaaatattaatggaacaattgatgatattgGTTATTTAGAAGTTGCATTTCTTTATGATGCACCAATGCGTGAAATGACAATTCAAGTACTTCAAGGAAAAAATTATCCAGCTGGAATTGGTGGTAGTCAAGTTAGATTAGTATTATTACCATCTAAAAAACAAAGACGTAAAACAAGATTACGACAAGGTTGTTCACCACAATATAtggaaagttttttattaccaCGAGTTAATCCAGAGGATGTTAATACAATGGGTGTTAGATTAAGAGTTTATCTATGGAGTGGAAGAATGAGACGTGAACGTTTACTTGGTGAAGCTAGAGTTTGTTTTGATCAAATTAATCTTCAATTAGAAACAATATTATGTTTACCACTTCAAGTACCACCAACATCATCA agTCAAGATTGGGGTACAACAACAAGTTTAACTAGAAGTGATTCAACTGGATCTCAACAATCAGTACAATCATATGCAAGTCCAACAACACCACCTTATGGTAGTAGTATGAAAGGTGGTAGTATTGCTGAAATATTAATTGGTCTTGCATATAATGGAACAACTGGACGTATtactgttgaaataataaaaggtTCACATTTTCGTGGTGATGGTGGTAATGATACAAAACCACCTGATACATATGTCAAGCTTACATTGGTTGATAGTAATGGTCTTGAAATGGGTCGTTCAAAAACTGGTTTAAGAAGAGCACAACCAAATCCACTTTACAAAGaaacttttatatttcag GTTGCTCTTTTTCAGCTTGGTGAtgttacattatttatatcagtATACAATCGACGACGTTCAGCAATGGGTAAAAAAGGACGTGAAATGATTGGATGGCTATGTCTTGGTTTAAATAGTTCTGGACCAGAAGAATTACAACATTGGAATGAAATGAGAGGAGCAAGAACAACAAGTCAAGTACAACGTTGGCATTCATTGCTACGTCCGTAA